From one Nitrososphaerota archaeon genomic stretch:
- a CDS encoding NADPH-dependent F420 reductase produces the protein MKIGFIGCGKMGGNLAKRFANAGHSVKVSARKIENAQACADQCEKNVTAGSVREAASFGDIVVLAVPYKEIPSALKNAGDLSGKILLDVTNALKPNTKELAVGYSTSAAEEISKIAPQAKVVKAFNTVLAEVVENPSFGAHKPSIFVASDDKDAKKKIMDLANQIGFKAYDAGPLKNARLLEPLGKLDMDLSSSGMGTGIALELIQR, from the coding sequence ATGAAAATCGGTTTTATCGGCTGCGGCAAAATGGGCGGCAACCTAGCTAAGCGGTTTGCAAATGCAGGACACTCAGTGAAAGTTTCAGCCCGCAAAATCGAGAATGCTCAAGCTTGCGCGGATCAGTGTGAGAAGAATGTGACTGCCGGATCTGTTAGAGAAGCCGCGTCTTTCGGCGACATAGTAGTTCTAGCTGTTCCCTACAAAGAAATCCCATCTGCGCTAAAGAACGCAGGTGACCTAAGCGGAAAAATTCTTCTTGACGTAACCAACGCATTGAAACCAAACACCAAGGAGTTAGCAGTAGGGTACTCAACAAGCGCAGCGGAAGAGATCTCTAAAATTGCACCCCAAGCCAAGGTTGTAAAAGCATTCAACACAGTATTAGCAGAGGTAGTCGAGAACCCTAGTTTCGGAGCACACAAACCATCCATTTTCGTCGCCTCAGATGACAAAGACGCGAAAAAGAAAATCATGGATCTCGCCAACCAAATCGGGTTCAAAGCTTACGACGCGGGACCCTTGAAAAACGCGCGACTACTAGAGCCCCTAGGAAAACTAGACATGGATCTGAGCTCAAGCGGAATGGGAACAGGCATAGCTCTCGAACTAATCCAGCGGTAA
- a CDS encoding DUF362 domain-containing protein produces MPDPVAIMRCKGDNDYSESLKQGLELIGGIHSGGLPVLVKPNLCVSKPSSSDAVTSPKLVKAVVDYVLEVDAGSSISIVESDSDNKWVDEAYRNFGYVDMVDDYRAAGRDVKLVNLSREPAVEISTSFLSKPLRLPKMLLEPNRYFFISVAKAKTHPLTDITGILKNQFGCIPRKDKLVYHRSLDKVIVEVNHHVTPGLCVIDAVTVMEGVIRGRLKNIGVLILGGDAASADAALARVMGMDPEKIVHLALASGAGLGSLHPSLVGVPVDDVAVHVRGQNYFVRGAERMLRFLVTGRSGISTTASGET; encoded by the coding sequence ATGCCTGACCCGGTCGCAATTATGCGGTGCAAAGGTGACAACGACTATTCTGAGTCGCTTAAGCAAGGGCTTGAACTGATTGGTGGCATCCATTCAGGTGGGCTGCCGGTTCTGGTTAAGCCTAATCTCTGTGTTTCGAAACCATCTTCGAGCGACGCTGTGACGAGTCCGAAGCTGGTGAAGGCGGTTGTAGACTATGTTCTTGAAGTTGATGCAGGCTCGTCGATTAGTATTGTTGAGTCTGATAGTGATAATAAGTGGGTTGATGAGGCGTACAGGAACTTCGGCTATGTGGATATGGTGGATGATTACCGTGCAGCAGGTCGTGATGTTAAGCTTGTTAATTTAAGCCGCGAGCCTGCTGTTGAGATTTCCACTTCTTTTCTTTCGAAGCCGCTGCGTCTTCCCAAGATGCTTCTAGAGCCTAACCGTTACTTCTTCATCTCTGTTGCGAAGGCTAAGACGCATCCGTTAACCGATATCACGGGGATTTTGAAGAATCAGTTCGGCTGCATTCCGCGTAAAGATAAGCTAGTGTATCATCGCTCGCTTGACAAAGTTATAGTCGAGGTTAACCATCATGTTACTCCAGGTCTCTGCGTTATCGATGCTGTGACCGTTATGGAGGGTGTTATCCGCGGCCGTTTGAAGAATATCGGTGTCCTGATTCTAGGGGGTGACGCGGCTTCTGCCGATGCCGCTCTCGCCAGAGTTATGGGCATGGATCCTGAGAAGATTGTTCATCTTGCTTTAGCGAGCGGCGCCGGGCTCGGAAGTCTTCACCCAAGTCTTGTGGGTGTCCCAGTGGATGATGTGGCTGTGCATGTTCGCGGGCAAAACTATTTCGTTAGAGGTGCAGAGCGAATGCTCCGTTTCCTCGTTACGGGACGTTCAGGGATCTCTACAACCGCTTCCGGTGAAACTTAA